A genomic region of Jeotgalibaca ciconiae contains the following coding sequences:
- a CDS encoding helix-turn-helix domain-containing protein, with protein sequence MNVNFGKTLNQIRRKKNIPINELVEDIMTRSTYNRFKNGEIDTSISKFNRLLMRLNISYEEFLFIHNGYHNNPTIVAILEIEVHFNSGNKDKLRVLQNKLSEEDWENPQAQKHIISLISILLEFSSYSEAEWKNNDLICYLNRVETWTHYEIMMFGNCLKILPTETIDYFLKNILHSYSAYEENPEYQNRISRIMINAIISFLSRKEVALARKWHNRLSIFPTRETLFFESFFEKLLASYLDYAEGEREASKNFSSFVESLQLIGKDELSEKIVSLNHWIVTNY encoded by the coding sequence GTGAATGTAAACTTCGGAAAGACGCTTAATCAAATTAGAAGGAAAAAGAATATCCCTATTAATGAATTAGTTGAAGACATAATGACTCGTTCTACCTATAATCGTTTTAAAAATGGAGAAATCGATACTAGTATTTCAAAATTTAATCGTTTACTCATGCGGCTGAACATATCGTATGAGGAATTTCTTTTTATCCATAATGGCTACCATAACAATCCAACAATAGTCGCTATATTAGAAATTGAAGTCCACTTCAACTCCGGTAACAAGGACAAGTTACGAGTACTACAAAATAAATTAAGCGAGGAAGACTGGGAAAATCCTCAAGCTCAAAAACATATCATTTCACTTATCTCTATACTTTTGGAATTTAGCTCTTATAGTGAAGCAGAGTGGAAAAATAATGACTTGATTTGCTACCTGAATAGAGTAGAAACATGGACACATTATGAAATAATGATGTTCGGTAATTGTCTAAAAATATTGCCTACTGAAACGATTGATTACTTCTTAAAAAATATATTACATAGCTATTCAGCATATGAAGAAAATCCAGAATATCAAAACCGCATTTCTCGAATTATGATTAATGCGATTATTTCTTTCTTAAGTAGGAAAGAAGTAGCTTTAGCACGAAAATGGCATAATCGATTATCCATTTTTCCGACCCGAGAAACATTATTTTTTGAAAGCTTTTTTGAAAAATTGTTAGCCAGTTATTTAGATTATGCAGAAGGAGAGCGAGAAGCAAGTAAAAATTTTTCTTCTTTTGTAGAGAGTCTGCAGCTTATTGGTAAAGACGAACTATCTGAAAAAATAGTCTCTTTGAACCATTGGATAGTGACAAATTATTAG